In the genome of Mustelus asterias chromosome 9, sMusAst1.hap1.1, whole genome shotgun sequence, the window ACATAAACCTCCGTTCCGCCTGGATTTTTTTGTAATTTTTCATTTTAACGCACATTAAACTGAGGGAAAGGTAGAGAGATTTGTGTCGGAGGACAAACGTGCCAAAATATTCCCAAATTGTAGTTGTAATTCCAATTTTGGAAGAACATAAAACTACACCAGTATAACATTTTTATTTCTCCAATCAGCCACCCACTGACTTGATTcaaattatcaatttattgccaACTTTGCAGGTATTTTTATATTATGACCCACAATCATTAGGAATGGTTTGAAATTGACAAATCCATGTGATAGAATTTTTATACTTTGCAGATGGAAGTGACTTTTATTCTAAAAATATGGAATAAAAGGAAAAACGTTTTAGATCCATAGAAGGGTGATCATTTGAAATACATCACTAATAAAGATATACAACACAGGTTGTTGCAGGCATGAGCCAATTACAATGATTTTTCAGAATGCCACATCTGAGGCATTTAAAATGGGAGTCTGGCCCTAATGTTGCATTGATTGGATGTGGGGATACTAAAGTCAGGGATTGAGATTTTATATTTTGAACCCGATGATTGTCAAACTACTGCAGGTCTGGATAAGCTGATTTGACAGCCATAGGTTACAGGGTGATGCTTCTACAAAAGCCCAATACCCAGATAATCATAATACCGATGGTAACATTTAAAATGAACAGGTCACAATTTGCATTACTGATTTCTTTCAATGTGCAGGTGTCTCCTTATGTACCAACAAGCACATCGCTACTGGTTAATTTTCCACAATCTTTCAGCCACTGCATAATGCCTGGCCGTCTTCGCCAGGTTGCTTTGAGTCCATATTCATGCTCAGGAGTGTCTTGTACCCAAACGTCAGGAGTCAGGGATTCTTCAGAAGAGTCATTGTTTACTCCAGAGTATGTATCCAAGCTGTCCTCTGGTCTACCATAGGAAGGAATCATATTGTGAATGTCAGATCCCCTGTCTCTTAATCTATCAGTACTTTTTCTCATGCTAGCCACTGGAAGTAAGCCATCAATTGTGGGAGTGCTAACTTGTGGCAGGATGAATACCTCATCAAATGATTGAGTAAAATGATCAGAAAGGGAGATCTCCTTATCGCCAGGGTCTGCACTAGTTTGGCGGTTGACACAATACAATGGAGAACTGAAACTGGAGCATTTCACAGATCTGCAGGGTATATTCCATTCTGTACTCATGGCACCGTTTATTTTACCAACCAAGATGCCCTTTGCCACAGACCCTCGCCTACATTTGAGCTTCTGACCCCCAGCGTCCGAATTCTGAGCCCTTGCAACGGAATTGTCATCTCTACCTCCTTGGTAGGTGCTTTCCATACCTGAAGTGTTACTTGTTGGCATAATGTTACTTGTTACATCACTGCCCAAAATGGTCAAGGGGACATAATTAACATATGCttttctcacagctccaggttttGGTGCAACACTCTGCTTCTTTTTACTGTTCCTATGTTTTGCTGTGCTGTCATAGGTGTTATTTTTGTGTTGTCCTCGTCTTGGTCTTTGAATTGTTGTATCTGAAAATTCAAACTGTGGCAACACCTGCAAGAGACAGGAAAAggatttgcatttaaatagcacctttcttGACCATGGACATCTCAAAATACTTTACAGCCAAGGAActtagccaatttacacacagcaagcttccacaaacaacgTGCCTATGACCAGATAATGTGGCTGAGGGtttaatattggccaggacacggtgaataacttccctgctctttgtCGAATTAGTGCCACCTAGTGTCCACCCAAGGGGACAGACAGggttttgatttaatgtttcatttgaTTGACAGCACCTGACATTACGgtaccccctcagtactgcactgaagtgcagCCTTGATTTGTGCACTCAACTTctagagtggggcttgaactcaACCACTGATTCAGATGAGAGTTCTATCGACTGAGCCATGGCCAATAGAAAAAATATAATAGATGACAGATTACACAAAGTATCAAGACAGTTTCCACCTTCCTTCCTTCACAACATGAATATTAACAAAGGACGATGAACTACTTTTGCTTCAGAGTATAAACTTTGGATGATTGATTAACACTTCAAAGTGTCGCTGCTTTGAAAAAAACCCAAGTGAATCTTGAAATATACATACTTGTGGAAATGTATTTTAGGAGGAAAATGTAGAATTTTGTTACATTTTGTCCATGGGAAATACACATTTACTTTATAACTTTGAAAGGAAAACCATTTACTCAATTTCCAGTTTTCTTTCATTAAATTCAGGTGTGGGGCAGCAAGTTTCTTCAGATGTATAGCTAACAATGTGGATCTGACCACAAAGTCACACAAATTGAGTGCTCGGGGCCTGTGACAATTAAAAATGCTCTTTCACAATCTAACAATCCAAATTTACATTCTGAAGGCTTTTAAAATTGCATAGGAGATCTTACTGTATAATAGTAGAAGATGGTAGTATATTCTTATACTAAAAATATTGAGAAACACAAAACAACACACCCAAGTGAATGAAGACTGCTGGTCAACTGGCACACAGGATGCCTGGCGTGGGTTTACGGCAGATGGTAGAGGCACCATTTGCCTGCACTTTTCTACTTTTTGTGGACTCTCCAGAAACAGCAGAGGGGGCTTCTTGGATTGGCTGGGCTTCTTCTTGCGGGGCATCAAGCACCCAGCATCTTGGCCTTGGAATTCATTtgaatagaatttttaaaaacatcgtTAAGTAAATAATACTGGGTTTCCTTCAATAGCACAGTGGACAAATGGCATGAAAAATATACAAGATCAAGAATGGCTGCAGTTTTGAACCCTGATATCTGCTAATTCAGCAGTGTTCAACCAATGAAGGTACTAGCTTTTAGAATAACCTCAGCAGAATTGGACctgcgctgttggcattgctctgcattaaAAACTGGCTGCTCAGCCAGAGGGAGTACATGATGTCCACCAGTGAACAATGGAGTGAAAACTGGCATCATCACCCCTGGAAATGTCACCTAGTGATTCAGCTTCTtcttaaaatgttttattttgttacAGTATATTAGTGGAGTCCCTTTCAAAAGTAGCTCTTAGTTCCACTTTATGGGTAACCTTCCAATTGGATAAAAAGAGAGATATAAATAGACACAAACAAACTCTAGTTGTTGAGATTAGGAGGTGCATGTTTGTAACGTGTGACTCTGTAAACAATTGCTTAAAAAAATGACTCCAGTACTGTCCTTCAACTGACTTTCGGGAATAATGCTTTACCCCAGAACTACAATTTAGGACCTTCATAAATATACAATGAAGTAATATGCTCCACTTTCACAGCAGCTCTCCATGCCAGACAAAAAAATGACAATCCTGAGAGCACAGCACAGTCACAAAATTATTTCAATAATTTCAACTTCCAATGCGACTTCCACAAAAGGGTGATAAAATGCCCCACGTATGAAATATTTAGATTCAAATAAGTTTAGATAAgaattgcatttatgtagcacctcatCATATGTCTAAAGAAGTTTCACATAAAACAAACTGCTCTGTTGTGGAATATTTGGCAGCCATTTGCATATAATCTAACTGAGTGGCCTAAAAGGCTCGAGGGAGTGAACGACATACTCCTGATTTTCTTAAGACGACAAGATAGATGGGGACATTGTCTTACAAGGGGATAAACTTGTTGGGTCTCAGGCTTTTTGTGATAAAACACCCTTTATCCTAATTAGCTCAAAAACAGCTTAGCAATGAgaatcattttggcaggaagcatattatctaaatggtgagagattgcaaagaTGTCTGGGACTCCCGGTGCATGAATCGCTAAAGTTAGTATGTGGGTACAACGAGTAACTAGGAAAGCTACTAGCATATTATCACTTATTGCAAGGGGAAATCGAATACAAAAGTGGGGAGCTTATGCTtcagttagaaatcatagaaaccctacagttcagaaggaggccattcggcccatcgagtctgcaccgaccacaatcccacccagttatACAGAGtatgggtgagaccacatctggagtactgtgtacagattgATCTCCTTATATAAATGAGTTAAAAGCATTTCATGGTAGGTTTACTAGACCAATATCGGGAATGGGCGtgttgtctcatgaggaaaggttggagagactaaatttgtatccactggagttcagaagagtaagaggggacTTGATTGTAACATAGATCTTTAGGGGTCTTGAACTAGGGGGTcaccgtttaaaaataagggatagcccatttaagaccgagatgaggagaatattttccctgagggtcattagtctttAGCAGTGTCTTTGGatattaagacagaggtagatagattcaagggggtgaaaggttattggggctaGGTGGTAATGCAGAGTTGTGGTTACAATCaaataagccatgatcttattgaatagtggagcaggctcaagggctgaatggcctactcctgatcctaatttgtatgtttgcatgTAGTCTTGAGGCTGAGGCCTCTTGGCAATTACAGAATAAGATTCTATTTGGAATATAAAACACAAAAACAGATAGGTTTCTCCCCTTTTAGGTGTAGAGTGCAACTTTCAGTTTTATAACTTTGAACTATGTAAAGCCAATATAAATTACTTATGTCTACAGAACTTGAGtttatgatttattttaaaaatgctatATTGTACAAGATCGACAAACCAAATGGATTTAAGGAAAAATTTAAGAGATTGTCCTAAGAGCAGTGGTTCCGTCTGTTAtgattcaggttagaaactccaaagtgttccatggagcccacctggatcagttttgcatcttgaatttggctaggataagcaggaGATGTTTCACTTAGGTATGGTTCAAATGACTCACTAGGGAGTTTTTCTCAAATAaaaatttaagaatacagttaacatgtatagtaagaaaattagcaagaacttttatcaattacaaacaatgataatgtataacccttaaccaagatatctacaatgttccaatcaaaccaatcccatagacaaaataTCCTTTTAACAAGTTTAACagagcacagactaatgctcatgtgttactggaaattgagtcttttggttggagaattgaaaactcgcAGTCTTGATTCattcagagcaggtttgaagacaagacagcttcccaaaacaccagagacactctggtccagcccccaacaacagcagatttttcatccttcaggaaaacaacagaatttccaaagcaaaaaaagcagggagagagagagagagactgggacttatttttagcttgctgtcccttctaaaaccaaactcaaacctgcagctccaaactgaaaatggaaacactgtccaaaaacacatgaccattgTCCTAGCAGTGCAGgattgtaaaactaatcccagagcgTAAACAAACAACCCAATTTAAGCCACTTacgtagcaataaaaggacatctccagtcaagccagcaacaatgacatcactgaatctgtgagctGCAGGAatcatgttttattttaaaacctttcttaaaggtacactaactatTTATGCCTCAACAATATCAGTTTCTTATTGGAATAAGATTCTTTTATTTACCTGTCTTTTAAATTAGTATGTGTCTTCTCAAAAATTCAGATGTATCCTGATGGATTGCAACATCAGTATCCTCCCTAGTTGACATTCTAAGCATCCTGCTGCATCAAAAataagaaatgtttttaaaaatcataatgcTCAAACCTCTGACTTTCACACTGCTCCATTACAATAAAATAACTTTAAGGATATGCTATCTCACAGCTTACAATCCACCTAAATCTTGCAGGAGGCCCCACAGTCTCAAATGACTCAACAAGTTAGGCTCATTAAATACCACAACTCTGCTTCACTGAATGCACTATACCAAACACTTGGAGGTTGGGCAGCTCACTTGTGTGTAGTTTCATGGTCCTTTTTTCCTGAATTGTGTTGTATTACGTTGCTCTGCTACTCCTAACTCAGTTGCCCTCTGTATTATGTTATACTAACATAACAGTATGTTATACTATCCGGGGGAGAGATTGGCATGATATATTAAATGTTGTACCTCCCAATGCATTTTAACATTACAACACAGTGCAAACAATGCGTGATCTGTATAGTAGTTAAATCATATTGTTTTATATTATACAGCATTATCTCATTGAGGCAAATAACAAATGCATTTAATGAAACACTAGTTAAGGACATGAACGAGGAAGCAGACAGATATGCTGATAGGAGTACATATGGTGGAGCAAAAGGAGATTtatatggagcataaacaccatttGGGTGGAATGGTCGGTTTCTGTAAACCTTGTGTTTAAGAAAAAAATCTTCATCCAGTAGCCATCCCGTGTTTTTCTGATCTCAGTAGCAGAGTGCTGGCCTTtgtaataacagtaagaagtttaacaacaccaggttaaagtccaacaggtttatttggtagcaaaagccacgcaagctttcggcTCCGActgtgttaaccccagtccaacgccggtatctccacatcatgacatgtaATAAGCCAGGCTGTGACTGCCCACTGACCTTCCTGTTCCGGAGTCACAGTATTTCTGATTTGACTAGTTGCACTGTTTAGAATGTTGTTCTTCCTGAGTAGCAGTTACAAGGTGCTGGAGTACAAACTATTCCCTACCCCGCTGGCTATCATCCCTCCCATCCCCTTTCACATACTCTTTACCTGCTACCACTCTGAGCTGCTCCTATTGCAGCGTCTCAATGGCGCCTGTCCGCTTCAAACTGTCCCGCTCTCTGACCTGGCCCTGGCCCCGCCCCGTTGCCTTAATCCCGCTGCTCCTATTGGTCGGTTATGTTCCACTGCTCCTATTGGTCAGTTTGCTGGGCGTTCCTAACTCGCTGATTGGTTGAGTGTACCCACCTGACCTTCACACCACCTTTGGATTGGTCCGCAGTGACAGAACGCTGGAAATTCAAAAAACATCCAACTGGCTACAAACTGTAACAAAAAAAACCCGCAGCGGCGCCGGAGATCAGAGAGCGCAAACCCCCGGGGCCGGAGATCAGAGAGCGCAAACCCCCGGGGCCGGAGAGCCAAACCCCCGGGGccggagatcagagagagagcaaaCCCCCGGGGCCGGAGAGCCAAACCCCCGGGGCCGGAGATCAGAGAGAGCAAACCCCCGGGGCCAGAGAGCCAAACCCCCGGGGccggagatcagagagagagcaaaCCCCCGGGGCCGGAAATCAGAGAGAGCCAAACCCCCGGGGCCGGAGATCAGAGAGAGTAAACCCCCCGGGGCCGGAGATCAGAGAGAGCAAACCCCCGGGGCCGGAAATCAGAGAGAGCCAAACCCCCGGGGCCGGAGATCAGAGAGAGTAAACCCCCCGGGGCCGGAGAGCCAAACCCCCGGGGCCGGAGATCAGAGAGAGCAAACCCCCGGGGCCCGggcgaaaggacaggcagagacgGCGAGGGAATCCCGGACTTCACACTAACCAGGGGCCGGCGGCTGAGAGAAGTTCTGACTGGGTCACTGATCCCTGCCCCGGGTCCGGATGCAGCCGTGAAGCGGGAGTGGGAGCTGGATCCGCCGTGCGGAGCCCGGTAATATgcaggtgagtgtgagcagggagtGTGTACCTGGGGCGGCCTGTCCCGGGATGCCGCCCTTTCGCATTAGCTTCAGGGGGGAAATAAACTGTAACAACGGTCCCGGGTTCCAGAGTCCAGTGTCAGCCCAgagctcacccccccccaccggccgTTTGTTCACTGTGGCCAGCTGCCCACTGCTGCTTTATTGTTAACGAATGTTTATCCAGTTGTTGCTCAGTCATTAAGGGAGCATCAAGAATACATTGGATTCCCCACTTTGAACCTCACCCCTCTTCAACCCTGCAGCCCACATCCTGTCTCGCACATTATACACACTTATTTCCACTTTGACCAATTGTATTGGTGGTGTCTTCATCTCGGAGACAATATGAGCTGAACACATTGGGTGAACGACTCTTATTGTCCCTTTCAAAATGGGCAGCTTGGTAGTACAGtggtcacagcgccaggaatccgggttcaattccagctttgggtgactgtggagtttgcacattcttcctgtgtctgagttacctccgggtgctctggttacctcccacactgggttaggttgattggccatgctaaattgccccttagtgttagggtaaatacatggggttatggggatagggcctgggtgggattgttgccgactCAGGCTCGGTgggcttccttctgctctgtagggattctccgATTCTAGGAAAATACATTAGACGTTCTGGATATGAACCATCCCTGTCTTGATTGACGTCCTCTATCCTAtcgacatagaacattacagcgcaggatatgcccttcggccctcgatgttgcgctgacctgtgaaaccaatctaaagcccatctaacctacactattccaatatcatccatatgtttatctaatgtttatttaaatgcccttaatgttggcgagtccactactgttgcaggcaggacattccacgcccttactactctctgagtaaagaacctacctctgacatctgtcctatatctaacacccctcaatttaaagctatgtcccctcgtgctagccatccacccggtgcggggaggggagggatggcgacctcctcgtgaacctgctcctgggcctggcgaaacgcgccatttaccggtccaggcagcgggcgatcgagggggccgtccatcctgactgtctgcccctctaccgcggctacgttcgtggccgggtgtccctggagaaggagcatgcggtgtccatgggcgcggttgacgccttccatgcccgttgggcaccgcaggggttggggtgcactattgaccctgacaatcacattttaatttgatgtttttaagtttcctttgtactttgatttctgttcgggctgttccccctctttttggggagctgccccttttactttgtcctgacttaatctgagtttgtttatttggtttgatctaaaaagagggcaacatcctggtaaatctcctctgcaccctttccaatgcttccacatccttcctataatgcggcgaccagaactgtacgcaatactcccaagtgcggtcgcaccagagttttgtacagctgcaacatgacctcatggctccaaaactcaatccttctaccaataaaagctaacacaccgtacgccttcttaacaaccctatcaacctgggtgccaactttcagggatctatgcacatggacaccgagatctctctgctcatccacactaccaagtatcttaccattagcccagtactctatattcctgttactccttccaaagtgaatcacctcacacttttccacattaaactcaacttgctacctctcagcccagctctgcagcttatctataacctctgtaacctgcaacatccttccgcactgtccacaacactttagtgtcatccgcaaatttactaacccatccttctacgccctcatccaggtcatttataaaaatctcaaacagcagtggccccaaaacagatccttgcggtacaccactagtaactgaactccaggatgaacatttcccatcaaccaccaccctctgtcttcttagagctagccaatttctgatccaaaccactaaatcgccctcaatcccatgcctccgtattttctgcaatagcttaccgtggggaaccttatcaaatgctttactgaaatccatatacaccacatcaactgctttaccctcatccacctctttggtcaccttgacGTTACCTATCCCTCAGTATATCCATCCAGAACCCTCATTTTTAAATCATTGTCCGCATCCACCATCTGCAATTCTTAACTTCCCTTTGTTGTTGATCTCCTTACTGACTCTGGTCCATTGTGCGTTTCTGTGCTCCCTTCATCATTAGTGGCTCCTGCGCTCCGGAGTTATCTTCCTGAATCTCCACCCTGTCACCAATTTCTTCATCTTTAAAAGCTTCCTCAAAGGTTACATCTTTCACAGTAAGTTTGGTCACCAGCCCTAATTTCTGTCCTACTTTGCCTACTGATCCTTTGAAGCTTTGGATATTTCTTGTTTGACAAATTTCCAGACATTTTTAAAGAATACCTGTTTATGATGAGATGGAATAGTGTACTGATTGTTGAATTGTTAGCTTGACATCAATAATAGGGTGGATGTTTGAGGGAATTCTTAGGAGTGCAACAATGACTACATAGACAGAGAAGGCCATGTCAGTAACACTCAACCTGATTTCCCAAAAAGTCCCTTCATGAATTTCATGAATCTAATTGTATTTTTCAGTTTACAGAGGGAATCCCAGTACATGTTATGTGCTTGAACATTaaaaaagcttttgataaggcACTACATGAGAGACTTTGTTTTCTGatcaaatcttctggaattagtGGTTATCTAGTATGCTCGATTGAAAACTGTCTGAAAGCCTTATGGCTGGATGTTGAATGTACTTGGAGACCAGTCACTGGCTGTGTGACACAGAGATGATATTATCACCGTTGCTATTTCATGCTTTCATTAATAATCAAAATGTAGGTGATGGGGGGACAATGGATAAGAGTTAGGACTGAAGAGAATATTGAACTGGTACAAATAGATTTAGACATACTGGGCTCCCTGCTCTTCATTTGCTTCGATCTTATTTTAAAATTTAGCTAATACTCACCTGAACTCTGACCTGCACCAAACACATGCAAGAATTATACTCTGCTTACTCACTTTACACACCTATGAGTTAGAGAGAAGAGACTGATTATTTCattaaaatatttcatttttGTTGCTAACAAATATTCCTCTTTAGCTATTTAGTTTAATGGTTGGCATTTAATTCTGCCTTATTTTAACTTTATTTCTGATTATGTGGAGAGTTTCTGATTGAATTCTAATGTTGCAGGCACTGTATGGTTGAAGAAGCTCTAGTTGCAATAATAATGAAAGCCAGTCCAAGGAGGCCTTTGATTCTGAAACGGAGGAAACGTCCCCTGACCTTCAGTAATCCAGCGGATCCAAAGGAGAATGCTGCTGAGGACAAGAATGATCCGAGCAAACTCAAATCTGTGTCCAGAGATTTTGGCACAGCCAACACCTGTCCAAGGAAAGATGACATGGAAAGCACGCAAAAGCGCACAGCTATGGAGACTCAAAAATTCCCTGAGAGGATTCGGATTGTAAACCACCCATCGATGCCCAACACCCAAGTTGTGTTAATTCCAAAAAATGCTGACCTTCAAAGCATCATAGCAGCACTCACAGCAAAGGGAAAGGAGAGCGGTTCTAATGGGCCCAAGAAATTTATTCTTTTGAGCAGTAATGCAACTTCTTCCTCTCGTCAGAGTCGATCTTTGGGAAGTAATGATCCTTGTGCAACACGAGGAAGTTTTCCTACACTCCTGGAGAGAAGCCAAAATTCGACGGAGTTCCAGGAAGAGTCAAACTTAACAATTGCTAACCCAAGTGGCAAAGTGGCAGTAGCAGACTTTGCAAGTAGTGTCAGCATCAAGAAAGAGGATGATTTCTCAGTACACATCCCTCAAACACTGGTATCTTCAGCTCTGTATGACCAAGAGACTGGTACAGGTAAGAAACGGTCCCTTGTCTCATTGTAATACTGCAGAGGGAGACTAGACTAGACTAGACTAGATATTCTGTGAGGAAGTGTGTACATATTATTTCCAGCAAATTAGATTAGTAACTGTGATGTACTTAGTGTTCATATGTGGATGTGCTGAAATAATCATGGAAACAATTCTGACAGTTCAAGCCTAGCTGCTGACAAAAGACCAAAACACTATGAACTTGCTCTTTATTCTGAGTTTTTGAGTGATTAGAGACAAATTGATTTCCTCAGAAAATGGTTAGAAACCACTTGAATTCCTCTTGCACTTAATGTTGTTATCTGAACCCCCACAATAAACCCCAGTCAGTAACTCCAGTTTAAACTTAGATGCTATCTTTTTCAATGTGTTCAAAGTGGTAAACCAGTTTTCCAAAGCGCGGGGCAGGATTATACGGAGGAAATTCCTGCTGTGGTGGGTGACTCCATAGCTGTAATGAAAGTCATGAGCCCCAGTCCTCAAGCAAACAAAAGCTAAATTCCCACTTTGAGCAGAAACGAGTTGCAACCTCTTTAAACATTGCTGTCTTTAAAAGTGCTTACTGATTTGAAGCATGTACATACCTATTTTCAGTAGAAACCTCGTTCAGTAGTTGGAGACTACTCTGATACCATTGTTTAATCTAAGATAAGCCTTTCTGACAGAACGCAAGAAAGTCTACAATGTTTAACATTTTATGGAAGAAGAAATAGTTTGCTTCTctatcacccctctcccccccccaagcaCCAGAATGCACAGGGCAACAAGTCCCACTGATTGTCACTGCTCCCAACCAGGCACCCACATGTCTATATTTATCAACTTCACAGAGTGAAGAGGAGATCAAATAGCAGTGTTCAAAATTGTACCTTTTTAATgagatactgtggatgttggcatGCCTCAACATCCTTCCAAAAACCAGGATTAACTTCTAGAACCACCATGAGTCTGGATGGGTCGCCAATTTGAAATGTCACCTTCTGATGCAAAGAATGAGTGTTTTAAATTCCCGCGCCTCTTTGGAACATAGCCTGTATCTTGTAGGCTGTGACGCTGATTTCAGTGGCAGAACGGGGCCAGTAACATTGCAAGAGCCAAGAAACCGGGCGTGAGCCCAAGTTTTCACCTGTCGcccaatcttactggctcaccacgcCGATCGACCAGCGTGGCAAACCGGTAAGACCATCCCCTATGTCTGCTGCTTATTAATGAATTTTCTGCTTTTCCTTTACCTCTCTGAATCTCATTATTTTTTCTGCTAACATTTCTCCAAACCGCACAGAACACATTGCGGTTATTCTCTGCTCAATGCACGCTCTCCCCTGTGGCAATGAAGGTCGGAAGTTTGAAGGGCAGGAGCCAGTCGTTGGTTTATACTCACGGGATGCAAGCATCACTGTCAATGCCAATACTTGCTGCCCATttttaattgcccatgagaactTGGTGGTGAGCTATCACCTTGAACTACTGcagccctgtggtgtaggtacatagtTGTTAGGAAAGGAGGTCTAGCTTTTGACAGTAAAAGAGGGACAAATCACGATTATGagtgttggaagggaatttggaggTGATAG includes:
- the rhno1 gene encoding RAD9, HUS1, RAD1-interacting nuclear orphan protein 1, producing the protein MPRKKKPSQSKKPPLLFLESPQKVEKCRQMVPLPSAVNPRQASCVPVDQQSSFTWVLPQFEFSDTTIQRPRRGQHKNNTYDSTAKHRNSKKKQSVAPKPGAVRKAYVNYVPLTILGSDVTSNIMPTSNTSGMESTYQGGRDDNSVARAQNSDAGGQKLKCRRGSVAKGILVGKINGAMSTEWNIPCRSVKCSSFSSPLYCVNRQTSADPGDKEISLSDHFTQSFDEVFILPQVSTPTIDGLLPVASMRKSTDRLRDRGSDIHNMIPSYGRPEDSLDTYSGVNNDSSEESLTPDVWVQDTPEHEYGLKATWRRRPGIMQWLKDCGKLTSSDVLVGT